In Pollutimonas sp. M17, a single genomic region encodes these proteins:
- a CDS encoding DUF1127 domain-containing protein, translated as MRPVIMNSPFYVVTAMALEILILENKMGRMLRRMAQCLAYLHRCRWERRQCLHVLELEDYLLDDIGLTRYQVACRLREVQGLLHGFQDLSGARDGRRPDWFHGGFW; from the coding sequence ATGAGGCCGGTCATCATGAACAGTCCTTTTTATGTGGTCACGGCCATGGCCTTGGAAATACTTATCCTGGAGAACAAGATGGGGCGTATGCTGCGCCGGATGGCGCAATGCTTGGCCTATTTGCATAGGTGCCGCTGGGAACGCCGCCAGTGCCTGCATGTGCTGGAATTGGAGGATTATCTGCTGGATGATATTGGACTGACGCGCTATCAGGTCGCCTGCAGGCTGCGGGAGGTACAGGGGCTTTTGCACGGCTTCCAGGACCTGAGCGGCGCCCGTGATGGACGGCGGCCTGATTGGTTCCATGGCGGCTTCTGGTAG
- a CDS encoding PLP-dependent aminotransferase family protein yields the protein MSRYLELAEILGSRIEQGLYAAGTRLPSVRTLSLEHGVSLTTVQQAYRWLETSSLVEARPRSGWYVPQSRRLPELPKMGKPSLRPMDISEWGQVQDLLELERDGQTIQLGRGMPDVESPSLKPLLAALAREGRHAGIASLHYNDMQGVPALREQLCRLAVDAGCRFTPDELIVTTGCQEALSCAIRALCAPGEIMAIASPSYHGMMQILKEAGVQVVEIPSDPILGISLEALELALERWPVKAIQVIPNANNPLGYTMPESRKLGLIRLAQRFDVPIIEDDIYGDLSYGWPRPRTLKALDEDGRVLLCSSFSKTLAPGLRVGWIAPGRYFDKVLRMKYTSSGPTAPLPQIAIAEFLRKGHYAPHLRRMRRQYQRHRDIMTDWVRRHFPEETRISQPQGGFTLWIELPETIDTHKLDPMLKEHGIVIAHGNIFSAAGKYRNCMRLSHAIALTPRIEWAIQCMGSALRELLAMEGFDKTSAKPAIRYA from the coding sequence ATGAGCCGCTACCTGGAACTGGCTGAAATCCTCGGCAGCCGGATAGAGCAAGGCCTGTACGCAGCCGGCACCCGTCTGCCCTCCGTGCGAACGCTCAGCCTGGAACACGGTGTCAGCCTGACCACGGTGCAGCAAGCCTATCGATGGCTGGAAACCTCGAGCCTGGTCGAGGCTCGCCCGCGGTCGGGCTGGTATGTGCCGCAAAGCCGGCGCCTTCCCGAACTTCCCAAGATGGGCAAGCCATCCTTGCGGCCCATGGATATTTCGGAGTGGGGGCAGGTCCAGGATCTGCTGGAACTGGAGCGCGACGGGCAAACCATACAATTGGGCCGGGGCATGCCCGATGTGGAAAGCCCCAGCCTGAAGCCGCTGCTGGCGGCGTTGGCCCGGGAAGGCCGCCATGCCGGTATTGCCAGTCTTCACTACAACGACATGCAGGGCGTCCCCGCCTTGCGCGAACAGCTATGCCGCTTGGCAGTGGACGCGGGCTGCCGGTTCACTCCCGACGAACTGATCGTAACCACGGGATGCCAGGAAGCCCTGTCCTGCGCAATCAGGGCCTTGTGCGCGCCGGGTGAAATCATGGCCATCGCTTCGCCCAGCTACCACGGCATGATGCAGATACTCAAGGAAGCCGGGGTACAGGTGGTGGAAATCCCCTCGGATCCCATTCTGGGCATCAGTCTCGAGGCGCTGGAACTCGCACTTGAACGCTGGCCGGTCAAGGCCATCCAGGTCATCCCCAACGCCAACAATCCACTAGGCTACACCATGCCCGAAAGCCGCAAGCTGGGCCTGATCCGGCTCGCGCAGCGGTTCGACGTGCCCATCATAGAAGACGACATCTACGGCGACCTGTCATACGGATGGCCGCGGCCGCGCACGCTCAAGGCTCTGGACGAGGATGGCCGGGTACTGTTGTGCAGCTCGTTTTCCAAGACCTTGGCGCCCGGCCTGCGGGTGGGCTGGATCGCACCCGGCCGCTACTTCGACAAAGTGCTGCGCATGAAATACACCAGTTCGGGTCCAACGGCGCCGCTGCCGCAGATCGCCATCGCCGAATTCCTGCGCAAAGGACACTATGCGCCGCATCTGCGCAGGATGCGTCGGCAATACCAGCGCCATCGCGACATCATGACGGACTGGGTCCGGCGCCACTTCCCCGAGGAAACCCGGATCAGCCAGCCACAGGGCGGATTCACCTTGTGGATAGAGCTGCCCGAAACCATCGATACGCACAAGCTAGATCCCATGCTGAAAGAACACGGCATCGTCATCGCGCATGGAAACATTTTCTCGGCGGCGGGAAAGTATCGGAATTGCATGCGTCTAAGCCATGCCATAGCGCTGACCCCGCGCATCGAGTGGGCCATCCAGTGCATGGGTTCCGCCTTGCGAGAACTGCTTGCCATGGAAGGCTTTGACAAGACAAGCGCCAAGCCCGCGATAAGATACGCCTAG